In one window of Nitrospirota bacterium DNA:
- the soxC gene encoding sulfite dehydrogenase, translating into MAHDEQARADQPPDDSATGPSDAPPAALSRRAILTGAASLAGLTAAQAVLSSLNAAPLSSPGLEDPARIPGRQPTPYGQRSTFERTTRLAGATSSLTPLQALHGIVTPSALHFERHHNGVPVIEPARHRLLVHGLVEQPMTFTLEEIKRFPARSRLAFIECSGNSGGEWHTPAGRTVQETHGLFSTSEWTGVPLALLLREVGAKPEATWMLAEGSDAALMARSIPLARALEEALICYAQNGEALRPEQGYPLRLLLPGWEGNANIKWLRRLKLGQAPFMTRDETSHYTDLMPDGTARQFTFDMDAKSVITSPSGGQQVRAGFVEIRGLAWSGRGRITRADVSTDGGHTWHQAQLEDPVLPKCATAFRFPWRWDGQEAMLQSRCTDETGYAQPTRQALVAVRGINSSYHYNAIQTWLVTMDGAVRNVHV; encoded by the coding sequence ATGGCACATGACGAGCAAGCCCGAGCGGATCAGCCCCCTGACGATTCCGCCACCGGACCTTCCGACGCCCCACCGGCTGCCCTGAGCCGTCGCGCGATCCTGACGGGGGCCGCCTCATTGGCCGGGTTGACCGCCGCACAGGCGGTTCTGTCCTCGCTGAACGCCGCCCCGCTTTCCTCGCCCGGCCTGGAGGACCCGGCCCGCATCCCCGGACGGCAACCAACGCCCTACGGGCAGCGGTCCACCTTCGAACGGACCACGCGCCTGGCCGGCGCAACCAGCTCCCTCACCCCGCTGCAGGCGCTGCACGGCATCGTCACGCCGTCGGCCCTGCACTTCGAGCGGCACCACAACGGGGTGCCGGTCATCGAACCGGCCCGCCATCGTCTCCTCGTCCACGGACTGGTCGAGCAGCCCATGACCTTCACGCTCGAGGAAATCAAACGGTTCCCTGCCCGCTCCCGGCTGGCCTTCATCGAATGTTCCGGCAACTCCGGAGGCGAATGGCACACGCCGGCCGGACGGACCGTGCAGGAGACTCACGGACTGTTCAGCACCAGCGAATGGACCGGCGTGCCGCTGGCCCTCCTGCTCCGCGAGGTCGGCGCCAAGCCGGAGGCGACCTGGATGCTGGCGGAAGGCAGCGATGCGGCCCTCATGGCCCGCTCGATTCCCCTCGCCCGGGCCCTGGAAGAAGCCCTCATTTGTTACGCCCAGAACGGCGAGGCCCTGCGCCCGGAGCAGGGCTATCCCCTCCGGCTCCTGCTCCCCGGATGGGAGGGCAACGCCAACATCAAATGGCTGCGCCGGCTCAAGCTGGGCCAGGCCCCCTTCATGACGCGGGACGAAACCTCCCATTACACGGACTTGATGCCGGACGGGACCGCCAGGCAATTCACTTTCGACATGGACGCCAAGTCCGTCATCACCAGTCCGTCCGGCGGGCAGCAGGTCCGGGCCGGATTCGTGGAGATCCGCGGACTCGCCTGGAGCGGCCGCGGCCGCATCACGCGGGCGGACGTCAGCACCGACGGAGGACACACGTGGCACCAGGCGCAGCTCGAGGATCCGGTCCTCCCCAAATGCGCCACGGCGTTCCGGTTCCCCTGGCGATGGGACGGCCAGGAGGCGATGCTCCAGTCCCGCTGCACGGACGAGACCGGGTACGCGCAACCGACCCGTCAGGCCCTCGTGGCGGTCCGGGGCATCAACTCCTCCTACCATTACAACGCCATCCAGACCTGGCTCGTGACCATGGATGGGGCGGTTCGGAACGTTCATGTGTAA
- a CDS encoding response regulator, whose product MARILVIDDEAAIRGMLRDMLESEGHLVVEASDGAVAMKQWREHQDQPFDLIITDILMPEKDGLEVIREIRRLSPKTKIIAISGGSPQVHIRFLDIANHLGAYRAIEKPFALHTLLDAVNGALGAGPLSEAAS is encoded by the coding sequence GTGGCGAGAATTCTGGTCATTGACGACGAGGCGGCGATCCGTGGCATGCTCCGGGACATGCTGGAAAGCGAAGGCCACCTGGTCGTCGAGGCGTCCGACGGGGCTGTGGCCATGAAACAGTGGCGGGAGCACCAAGACCAACCCTTCGACCTGATCATCACCGATATTCTCATGCCGGAAAAAGACGGGCTGGAGGTGATCCGGGAGATCCGCCGCCTGTCGCCCAAGACGAAAATCATCGCCATCTCCGGCGGCAGCCCGCAAGTGCATATTCGGTTCTTGGACATTGCCAATCACTTGGGGGCCTATCGGGCCATCGAAAAGCCCTTCGCCTTGCATACCTTGCTCGATGCCGTCAACGGCGCGCTGGGTGCGGGCCCTCTTTCGGAAGCGGCCTCCTGA
- a CDS encoding BolA family transcriptional regulator encodes MISTDVLTSYIRKAMPDASVTVTDRTGTMDHLMVRVVSDSFKGKNLLDRHRMIYQSLDEPMKDGRIHALELKAETPEGS; translated from the coding sequence ATGATCAGCACGGATGTGTTGACGAGTTACATTCGCAAGGCGATGCCGGATGCCTCGGTGACGGTGACGGACCGCACCGGCACGATGGACCATCTGATGGTCCGGGTGGTCTCGGATTCGTTCAAGGGGAAGAACCTGCTGGATCGGCATCGAATGATCTACCAGTCGCTGGACGAGCCGATGAAGGACGGGCGCATTCATGCGCTCGAACTGAAAGCCGAAACCCCCGAAGGATCGTAA
- a CDS encoding glutaredoxin has product MGNPIDDEIQAEIKQHKILIYGKGTKQQPMCGFTRETMQFFDKYGYPYEVIDMLSNPAKREALTKMTNWPTLPKVFINGQFYGDTDILDPMAAKGEVEPLLKQAFGK; this is encoded by the coding sequence ATGGGTAATCCGATAGACGACGAGATTCAGGCGGAGATCAAGCAGCACAAGATTCTGATCTACGGCAAGGGCACCAAGCAGCAGCCCATGTGCGGGTTCACGCGGGAGACCATGCAGTTCTTCGACAAGTATGGCTATCCCTATGAAGTCATCGACATGCTTTCGAACCCGGCCAAGCGGGAGGCGCTTACGAAGATGACGAACTGGCCGACCCTGCCCAAGGTCTTCATCAACGGCCAGTTCTACGGAGACACCGACATCCTGGACCCAATGGCCGCCAAGGGTGAGGTCGAGCCGCTGCTGAAGCAGGCGTTCGGCAAGTAG
- a CDS encoding SDR family oxidoreductase — protein sequence MNQFSQSRVALITGGAKGIGRAIALDLAAQHWKVAICYRASEREAHDTAAAVTDRGGTPLAIRCDVSDPKACQALVQQVEQAWGQIDALIHCAGPYHRVNLMEETPAGWMEMFDHNLHPIFYLSQAAAPGMKARKSGRIVTFSMANADQMVAQPDVTAHYIAKAGVLILTKTLAKLLAPHGITVNAVSPGFIDSGSAPPGELAGVVKRIPAGYVGEVKDTVAAVRFLLSDEARYVNGTNIHVSGGWGI from the coding sequence ATGAATCAATTCTCACAGAGTCGAGTGGCCTTGATCACCGGCGGAGCCAAGGGCATCGGACGCGCCATCGCACTCGACCTGGCCGCCCAACATTGGAAGGTCGCGATTTGCTACAGGGCCAGCGAACGGGAGGCCCACGACACGGCTGCGGCCGTCACGGATCGGGGCGGCACGCCTCTCGCCATCCGCTGTGACGTTTCCGATCCCAAGGCGTGCCAGGCGTTAGTCCAACAGGTGGAGCAGGCCTGGGGCCAAATAGACGCGTTGATCCACTGCGCCGGCCCCTACCACCGAGTGAACTTGATGGAGGAAACGCCCGCGGGCTGGATGGAAATGTTCGACCACAACCTGCACCCGATCTTTTATCTGAGCCAGGCGGCCGCGCCCGGCATGAAAGCCCGCAAGTCCGGCCGGATCGTCACCTTCAGCATGGCCAACGCCGACCAGATGGTCGCCCAGCCGGACGTCACCGCCCATTACATCGCCAAAGCCGGCGTGCTCATCTTGACCAAGACCCTGGCCAAGCTGCTCGCCCCGCACGGCATCACCGTCAACGCCGTCTCGCCGGGGTTCATTGACTCGGGCAGCGCCCCGCCGGGCGAACTGGCCGGCGTGGTCAAACGCATCCCCGCCGGCTACGTCGGCGAGGTGAAGGACACGGTCGCGGCTGTGCGGTTTTTGCTTTCCGACGAGGCCCGCTACGTGAACGGGACGAACATCCACGTGTCGGGGGGATGGGGAATATAG
- a CDS encoding glycosyltransferase, giving the protein MGLAPPKKDSSAQRSKAALVIFGKAPIPGQVKTRLCPPLTPDEAATLQGSLVLDVVERARAAAKSVQYDCCFACSPSREHVFFKVLEDRQGLLLLDQVGEDLGARMHRAFQELFDRGYQQVVIVGTDVPTLPGSTFGAAFRSLKDHDLVLGPALDGGYYLIGLQRPAPDLFTDIPWSTDQVAALTRKKAESLGLTTALLPPYRDLDRLEDLQVLIGEAKSAPKTFSPRTAGVLQALADRLKSRDATLD; this is encoded by the coding sequence ATGGGCCTGGCACCACCTAAAAAAGACTCTTCCGCTCAACGTTCCAAGGCGGCCCTGGTCATCTTCGGCAAGGCGCCGATTCCCGGCCAGGTCAAGACCCGCCTCTGTCCCCCGCTCACGCCGGATGAAGCCGCCACGCTCCAGGGCAGCCTGGTGCTGGACGTGGTCGAGCGGGCCCGTGCTGCGGCCAAGTCGGTTCAGTACGATTGCTGCTTCGCCTGCTCCCCCTCACGCGAGCACGTGTTTTTTAAAGTATTGGAGGACCGGCAAGGGCTCCTCCTGCTGGATCAAGTCGGCGAGGATCTGGGCGCCCGCATGCACCGGGCATTTCAGGAGCTGTTCGACCGGGGCTACCAGCAAGTGGTCATCGTGGGAACGGACGTGCCGACACTCCCCGGTTCGACCTTCGGAGCGGCCTTTCGCTCGCTCAAGGACCATGACTTGGTCTTGGGACCTGCCCTGGACGGAGGCTATTATTTGATCGGGCTGCAACGGCCTGCGCCGGACTTGTTCACCGACATACCCTGGTCCACCGATCAGGTCGCGGCCCTGACAAGGAAAAAGGCCGAGAGCTTGGGACTCACAACAGCCCTGCTGCCCCCCTATCGGGACCTGGACCGTCTGGAGGACCTGCAGGTGCTGATCGGCGAGGCCAAATCGGCGCCCAAGACCTTTTCTCCCCGCACTGCCGGCGTCTTGCAGGCACTGGCAGACCGGCTTAAGTCGCGCGACGCGACGTTGGATTGA
- a CDS encoding glycosyltransferase, with amino-acid sequence MTVSVVIPTLNEEQALPQTLTRTLALDFDEVLVVDGGSRDRTCEIVASARAAVPDAPLTLLTGRPGRALQMNVGAAASRGDVLLFLHADTRLPDHAKQAIVGALQEPECVGGRFDLRFDRDRPLSRLIACMINWRSRLSGIATGDQAIFVRRKVFERMGGYASIPLMEDIDLTRRLNRMGPVACLRAQVVTSFRRWETNGPIRTILLMWLLRFLYWIGVSPNRLTRMYRDAR; translated from the coding sequence ATGACGGTGAGCGTCGTCATCCCGACCCTGAACGAAGAACAGGCCCTGCCGCAGACACTCACCCGAACCCTCGCCTTGGATTTCGACGAAGTGCTGGTGGTGGACGGGGGCAGCCGGGATCGAACCTGCGAGATCGTGGCCTCCGCCCGCGCCGCCGTTCCCGATGCCCCCCTCACCCTGCTCACCGGCCGGCCGGGCCGAGCCCTGCAAATGAACGTCGGCGCTGCGGCCAGCCGCGGAGACGTTCTCTTGTTTCTCCACGCCGACACCCGATTGCCGGACCACGCCAAGCAAGCCATCGTCGGAGCCCTGCAAGAGCCGGAGTGTGTCGGCGGGCGCTTCGATCTGCGCTTCGATCGGGACCGCCCCCTCAGCCGGCTGATCGCGTGCATGATCAACTGGCGCTCTCGTCTCAGCGGCATCGCCACCGGCGACCAGGCCATCTTCGTGCGGCGCAAGGTCTTCGAACGGATGGGAGGCTACGCCTCCATCCCGTTGATGGAGGACATAGACCTCACCCGCCGCTTGAACCGGATGGGGCCCGTCGCCTGCCTCCGCGCCCAGGTGGTCACGTCGTTTCGGCGCTGGGAAACCAACGGCCCGATCCGCACCATCCTGCTCATGTGGCTGCTCCGGTTCCTGTACTGGATCGGCGTTAGTCCGAATCGACTCACCCGCATGTACCGTGATGCACGATGA
- a CDS encoding 2'-deoxycytidine 5'-triphosphate deaminase — translation MTKPPRHQGRAASRPTRSAPRRHGILPYQRLKQLIAQQAIRAEVPIQERQIQPASLDLRLGRKAYRLLSSFLPERTDIQSRLSLRQGSVQSWGQEVLDFYQSDLVMYEMDLRDGAILEKGHVYLVPLLESLNLPKQLRARANPKSTTGRLDVFTRVITDLNTGFDEIRPGYQGPMYLEIVPRSFAIKVRTGLSLNQLRLIQGPATLSDQGLLALHRSEPLLYHNVSDTKPLGTREIRTDRGLFLRVDLRGQDPDLKTLGSEAIIGYRAKKNSHVIDLSKVGHYAALDFWEPLRRHRNDSLLLEPEEFYILASKERIRVPPGYAAEMVAYEAACGELRTHYAGFFDPGFGYGRGELQGTQVVLEVRPHDVPFQIYDGQTFFKVVYESMQELPTQVYGAALGSSYQRQGLTLSKHFKA, via the coding sequence ATGACCAAGCCACCCAGACACCAAGGCCGGGCGGCCTCACGGCCGACCCGTTCGGCGCCGCGACGGCACGGCATCCTGCCCTACCAGCGGCTCAAGCAGCTCATCGCACAGCAGGCCATCCGCGCGGAGGTGCCCATCCAGGAACGGCAGATCCAGCCGGCCAGCCTGGATTTGCGCCTCGGACGGAAAGCCTACCGGCTGCTCAGCAGCTTCCTCCCGGAGCGGACGGACATCCAAAGCCGCCTGAGCCTGCGGCAGGGGTCGGTGCAGTCCTGGGGGCAGGAGGTCCTGGACTTCTACCAGTCCGACCTCGTGATGTATGAGATGGACTTGCGGGACGGAGCCATCCTCGAGAAGGGCCACGTCTATCTGGTGCCGCTGCTGGAAAGCCTCAACCTCCCCAAGCAGCTCCGGGCCAGGGCCAACCCCAAGAGCACGACCGGACGCTTGGACGTCTTCACGCGCGTCATCACGGACCTGAACACCGGCTTCGACGAAATCCGCCCCGGCTACCAGGGCCCGATGTACCTGGAGATCGTGCCCCGTTCCTTCGCCATCAAAGTCCGTACCGGCCTGTCCTTGAACCAGCTCCGGCTCATCCAGGGCCCCGCGACACTGTCGGACCAGGGCCTCCTCGCGCTGCACCGGAGCGAGCCCCTGCTCTACCACAATGTGTCGGACACGAAGCCCCTGGGCACGCGCGAGATCCGCACCGACCGGGGCCTCTTCCTGCGGGTGGACCTGCGGGGCCAGGACCCGGACCTCAAGACCCTGGGCTCCGAGGCGATCATCGGCTACCGGGCGAAGAAGAACAGCCACGTGATCGATCTCTCCAAAGTCGGCCACTATGCGGCCCTGGATTTCTGGGAGCCGCTCCGCCGCCATCGCAACGACAGCCTCTTACTGGAACCGGAGGAGTTTTACATCCTTGCGTCGAAGGAGCGCATCCGCGTGCCGCCCGGCTATGCGGCCGAGATGGTGGCCTACGAAGCGGCCTGCGGCGAACTGCGCACCCACTACGCCGGCTTCTTCGATCCGGGATTCGGCTACGGGCGCGGCGAGCTGCAGGGGACCCAGGTGGTGCTGGAAGTGCGGCCGCATGACGTCCCCTTCCAGATCTACGATGGACAAACCTTCTTCAAGGTTGTATATGAATCCATGCAGGAACTCCCCACACAGGTGTACGGAGCGGCCTTGGGCTCCTCCTACCAACGGCAAGGCCTCACGTTGAGCAAACATTTTAAAGCGTGA
- a CDS encoding KamA family radical SAM protein — MEEWRQILAGSIVKPKDLADHLGVDPKEIEAVVGDYPMRITPTVLATIKAKGDAIWKQVVPDPAEMADFEAPDDPLEEDLMSPVPHLVHRYPDRVLLMVTNQCPIYCRFCTRKRLVGKPGFLKKGELDRAIEYLRAHHEVRDVILSGGDPLLLPDHLLARILKALRSIPHLELIRLGSRVPGTLPQRITPRFCEIVKKYHPIYMNLHFNHPDELTPEVKAACGRLADAGVPLGAQTVLLKGVNDDPDVMKRLVHQLLLARVKPYYLYQADLTKGTNHFRTTVETGMQIIRALQGHTSGMAVPHFVIDAPGGGGKIPILPPDYLVHLDDEGAVLKNYENKTFHYPQPANGHGPFDLAQGRRELPMLGAHPAMSGCSDGAFEDA; from the coding sequence ATGGAGGAATGGCGACAAATACTCGCGGGCAGCATCGTCAAACCGAAGGACTTGGCCGATCATTTGGGCGTCGATCCCAAGGAGATCGAGGCCGTCGTCGGCGACTACCCGATGCGCATTACCCCCACGGTCCTGGCCACGATCAAGGCCAAAGGGGATGCCATCTGGAAACAGGTGGTCCCGGACCCGGCCGAGATGGCCGACTTCGAGGCGCCGGACGATCCGCTCGAAGAAGACCTGATGAGCCCCGTGCCGCACCTGGTGCACCGGTACCCGGACCGGGTCCTGCTCATGGTCACCAACCAGTGCCCCATCTACTGCCGCTTCTGCACCCGCAAGCGCCTGGTCGGCAAGCCCGGCTTCCTCAAGAAGGGCGAACTGGACCGCGCGATCGAGTACCTGCGCGCCCACCACGAGGTGCGCGACGTGATCCTGTCCGGCGGCGACCCGCTGCTGCTGCCCGACCATTTGCTGGCGCGCATTTTGAAAGCCTTGCGGAGCATTCCCCATCTGGAGTTGATCCGGCTCGGCTCCCGCGTGCCCGGCACCTTGCCCCAGCGCATCACGCCGCGGTTCTGCGAGATCGTCAAGAAGTACCATCCGATCTACATGAACCTGCACTTCAACCATCCGGACGAGCTGACCCCCGAAGTCAAGGCCGCCTGCGGGCGGCTGGCGGACGCCGGCGTGCCGCTGGGCGCGCAGACCGTCCTACTGAAGGGCGTGAACGACGATCCGGACGTCATGAAGCGCCTGGTGCATCAACTGCTGCTGGCCCGCGTAAAGCCCTACTACCTCTATCAGGCGGACCTGACCAAGGGCACGAATCACTTCCGGACGACGGTGGAGACCGGCATGCAGATCATCCGTGCGCTGCAAGGCCACACCAGCGGCATGGCCGTCCCGCACTTCGTCATTGACGCGCCGGGCGGCGGCGGCAAGATTCCGATTCTCCCGCCGGATTATCTGGTGCACCTGGATGACGAGGGCGCCGTGTTGAAAAATTACGAGAACAAGACGTTCCACTATCCCCAACCGGCCAACGGCCACGGACCCTTCGACCTGGCTCAGGGCAGGCGGGAACTGCCCATGCTCGGCGCTCATCCGGCCATGAGCGGCTGCAGCGACGGAGCCTTCGAGGACGCATGA
- a CDS encoding glutaredoxin yields the protein MALTLYHVAWCPECELVRDKLADLELEYEGVVVPDARPMRTQVFEISGQYYVPVLKDGDKVLTDTRDILAHLETRYTVNQ from the coding sequence ATGGCTTTAACCCTCTATCACGTCGCTTGGTGCCCGGAATGCGAGCTCGTCCGCGACAAGCTGGCGGACCTGGAGTTGGAGTATGAGGGCGTCGTGGTCCCCGACGCCCGCCCCATGCGGACGCAGGTGTTCGAGATATCCGGACAATATTACGTACCGGTGCTGAAGGACGGGGACAAGGTCCTGACGGACACCAGGGACATCCTGGCGCACTTGGAAACCCGCTATACGGTGAATCAATGA